The Sylvia atricapilla isolate bSylAtr1 chromosome 3, bSylAtr1.pri, whole genome shotgun sequence genome has a window encoding:
- the ZBTB2 gene encoding zinc finger and BTB domain-containing protein 2 yields MDLANHGLILLQQLNAQREFGFLCDCTVAIGDVYFKAHKSVLASFSNYFKMLFVHQTSECVRLKATDIQPDIFSYLLHLMYTGKMAPQLIDPVRLEQGIKFLHAYPLIQEASLASQGTFSHPDQVFPLASSLYGIQIADHQIRHPTKVTSATDKLGREPRPQTSRMNQEQASEGSQLSQLGANLPQVTRTNMSASDPLPSSLSPELVSAAGNNSPSGEEANMEASSSDEQPASLTIAHVKPSIMKRNGSFPKYYACHLCGRRFNLRSSLREHLQIHTGVPFTSSQQGESNISLSLCNNTADKDAMEVPEAGMISDSELQQISDSPIIDGQQQSETPPPSDIADIDNLEQADQEREVKRRKYECSICGRKFIQKSHWREHMYIHTGKPFKCSTCDKSFCRANQAARHVCLNQSMDTYTMVDKQTLELCTFEEGSQMDNMLVQTNKPYKCNLCDKTFSTPNEVVKHSCQNQNSVFTLEEDRSILLGGGDTEATETDNAVLASIKKEQEAVLLD; encoded by the exons atggatttggcCAACCATGGACTtattctgctgcagcagctaaATGCTCAGAGAGAGTTTGGTTTCCTGTGTGACTGCACAGTTGCCATTGGGGATGTCTACTTCAAGGCACACAAATCTGTCCTCGCTTCTTTCTCCAACTACTTCAAGATGTTATTTGTTCATCAAACCAG TGAATGTGTCCGTTTGAAAGCGACCGACATACAGCCAGATATCTTCAGTTATCTCTTGCATTTGATGTACACTGGGAAGATGGCACCACAACTCATTGACCCAGTTCGACTAGAACAGGGAATAAAGTTTCTGCATGCATATCCACTAATTCAAGAGGCCAGCCTTGCAAGTCAGGGAACTTTTTCTCACCCGGATCAAGTCTTTCCATTAGCATCTTCATTATATGGCATTCAGATTGCAGATCACCAGATAAGACATCCCACTAAGGTTACGTCAGCGACTGACAAACTTGGGCGAGAACCACGGCCTCAGACATCACGGATGAACCAAGAGCAGGCTTCTGAAGGCTCACAGCTCTCACAGTTGGGTGCAAATCTGCCACAAGTGACCCGGACAAATATGTCTGCTTCTGACCCATTGCCGTCTTCTCTATCTCCAGAATTGGTATCCGCTGCTGGTAACAATTCACCTTCAGGAGAAGAGGCCAATATGGAAGCATCTTCTTCAGATGAACAGCCTGCCTCTCTCACAATAGCACATGTCAAGCCAAGCATTATGAAGAGGAACGGAAGCTTCCCAAAATACTATGCCTGTCACCTCTGCGGTCGCCGGTTCAACCTGCGCAGCAGTTTGCGGGAGCACCTGCAGATCCACACGGGAGTTCCCTTCACTTCTAGCCAGCAGGGAGAAAGTAAtatttctttgtctctctgtAACAACACGGCTGATAAAGATGCCATGGAAGTGCCTGAAGCAGGGATGATTAGTGACAGCGAGCTGCAGCAGATCTCAGACTCCCCAATAATTGATGGGCAGCAGCAGTCAGAGACACCTCCCCCTTCCGATATCGCAGACATTGACAACCTGGAGCAGGCAGATCAAGAGAGGGAGGTAAAGAGACGGAAATACGAATGTTCCATCTGTGGTCGCAAATTTATTCAGAAAAGCCACTGGAGGGAGCACATGTACATACACACGGGCAAGCCCTTCAAGTGCAGCACTTGTGACAAAAGCTTTTGTAGGGCTAACCAGGCTGCCAGACACGTGTGCCTAAATCAGAGCATGGACACATACACGATGGTGGATAAACAGACTCTGGAGCTCTGTACTTTTGAGGAAGGCAGTCAAATGGACAACATGTTAGTACAGACCAACAAGCCCTACAAATGTAACTTGTGTGACAAAACTTTTTCAACTCCCAATGAAGTAGTCAAACATTCGTGCCAAAATCAAAACTCTGTCTTTACACTAGAAGAAGATCGTTCCATTCTGTTAGGTGGTGGGGACACAGAAGCCACAGAGACTGATAACGCAGTGTTAGCCTCCATCaaaaaggagcaggaagcagTGTTGTTAGACTGA